A window of Oligoflexus sp. contains these coding sequences:
- a CDS encoding lysophospholipid acyltransferase family protein, whose protein sequence is MDEEFALKLLPMVNALRTYHRHEVHGLENIPKRGPVIVACNHSLATYDMLMLMAAVYCYNGRIPRSLIDRAFYVFPGLGEVMEKLGGIVGSQEAASSLLGNGEIIYLAPGGMRESLRPYTERYQILWNRRRGFARLSLETGAPIVLAACPRADDIYKVYENSLTKLVYKKLRLPFFLARGLGPTAIPRPVKLEHFLSQPIYPPKASDDPASFKRQLYNYHKKLMEKMNAMIAEGLVPSQKSLF, encoded by the coding sequence ATGGATGAAGAATTCGCGCTCAAACTCCTGCCGATGGTCAATGCTCTCAGGACATACCATCGGCACGAGGTGCATGGTCTGGAAAATATTCCCAAGCGTGGTCCGGTGATTGTGGCCTGTAATCACAGTCTCGCCACCTACGATATGCTGATGCTCATGGCTGCAGTTTACTGTTACAACGGCCGTATTCCACGTTCGCTGATTGATCGGGCGTTTTATGTCTTCCCGGGTCTCGGTGAGGTCATGGAAAAGCTCGGTGGCATCGTGGGATCCCAGGAAGCGGCCAGCAGTCTCCTTGGCAACGGTGAAATCATTTATCTTGCCCCCGGCGGCATGCGGGAATCCCTGCGTCCTTACACAGAGCGCTATCAAATCCTTTGGAATCGGCGTCGTGGATTTGCGCGCCTTTCCCTGGAAACTGGCGCTCCCATCGTGCTGGCAGCCTGTCCTCGCGCGGATGACATCTATAAGGTCTATGAAAATTCCCTGACCAAGCTCGTTTACAAAAAGCTTCGTCTGCCCTTCTTCCTGGCCCGTGGGCTCGGTCCCACAGCCATTCCCCGGCCTGTGAAACTGGAGCACTTTTTAAGCCAGCCTATCTATCCGCCCAAGGCGTCGGATGATCCGGCGAGCTTTAAGCGTCAGCTCTACAATTATCATAAAAAACTGATGGAAAAGATGAACGCCATGATCGCAGAAGGCCTTGTCCCTTCGCAGAAATCGCTCTTCTGA
- the dapF gene encoding diaminopimelate epimerase: MELEFEKWHGNKNDFILTWFNHDQITFDSLRRQAPALCARDGSGIGADGILVLHTKTARDLMPHKLSIINSDGSLAQTCGNGIRCAALSILTHHLHADQKVDIPDTIPLQLESSAVDIRFLGRLAASRTGQLPLVAVEMGHPQVNKENADYAAVKDFVTRKAQELGMPELTKDWHLVSISNRHLCFFLDSVNRDMIRKVGPALQVSTLWDGINVHLCASKKVQDEDRRISSQVLGRPIDELYEVFVWERGAGETQACGSGASAIGASAFASGLTDRRNWLGIDMPGGRLYIKQENTADSVTLAGPAQMVYRGRLVI; this comes from the coding sequence ATGGAACTCGAATTCGAGAAATGGCATGGCAATAAAAACGATTTTATTCTCACCTGGTTCAATCATGACCAGATCACCTTTGATTCCTTGCGTCGTCAAGCGCCCGCTCTTTGCGCGCGTGATGGCAGCGGAATCGGCGCTGATGGCATTTTGGTTTTGCATACAAAAACTGCGCGCGATCTGATGCCCCACAAACTTTCCATCATCAATAGCGATGGCTCGCTGGCCCAAACCTGTGGCAACGGCATTCGCTGCGCCGCCCTTAGTATTTTGACCCATCATCTCCATGCCGATCAGAAGGTCGATATCCCCGACACCATTCCGCTGCAGCTCGAAAGCAGTGCCGTGGATATTCGTTTTCTTGGCCGCCTGGCTGCGAGTCGCACCGGCCAGCTGCCCTTGGTGGCGGTGGAAATGGGCCATCCGCAGGTGAACAAGGAGAATGCCGATTACGCTGCGGTGAAGGATTTCGTCACACGCAAAGCGCAGGAACTCGGCATGCCTGAATTAACAAAAGATTGGCATCTTGTGTCCATCAGCAATCGCCATCTCTGTTTCTTCCTCGACTCTGTGAACCGTGATATGATCCGAAAAGTTGGTCCCGCATTGCAAGTTTCGACTCTTTGGGATGGCATCAATGTTCATCTTTGCGCCAGTAAAAAGGTGCAGGATGAAGACCGCAGAATCTCATCACAGGTTCTGGGCCGTCCGATTGATGAACTCTATGAAGTTTTCGTCTGGGAGCGCGGAGCCGGGGAAACCCAGGCCTGCGGCAGCGGAGCTTCGGCGATTGGGGCTTCGGCTTTTGCCTCGGGCCTGACCGATCGTCGCAACTGGCTGGGAATTGATATGCCGGGTGGCCGACTTTATATTAAACAGGAAAATACCGCGGATTCCGTCACGCTTGCCGGTCCGGCTCAAATGGTCTATCGTGGTCGCCTCGTCATTTAA
- a CDS encoding response regulator transcription factor yields MMTGQKHILLVEDEPHLAFNMELNLQAEGYRITLAKDGREAVEKYSKEGPFALVILDVMLPEMNGFEVASYIRERDKITGILMLTARASENDVLQGLETGADDYMTKPFSLQELFLRVKRMADRSDLFSPLRTGKQTALIQFREVTWNPQTFELKGPQGSFVLTALEAKVLTEFLEHPQEVLSRKHLLGRVWGVHGNVETRTVDNFIMRLRKYFEKDPSQPEILQSVRGRGYKFCADIKEVSG; encoded by the coding sequence ATGATGACGGGACAAAAACATATCCTTCTGGTCGAAGACGAACCGCATCTCGCTTTCAATATGGAGCTGAATCTCCAGGCCGAAGGCTATCGGATCACGCTGGCGAAGGATGGCCGTGAGGCCGTTGAAAAATACAGCAAGGAAGGCCCCTTTGCGCTCGTGATCCTGGATGTGATGCTGCCCGAGATGAATGGTTTCGAAGTGGCCAGCTATATCCGTGAGCGCGATAAAATCACCGGCATTCTGATGCTGACCGCGCGCGCCTCTGAAAACGATGTCCTGCAGGGCCTGGAAACCGGGGCCGATGATTACATGACCAAACCCTTCAGCCTGCAGGAACTTTTTCTGCGGGTGAAACGGATGGCCGATCGCAGCGATCTCTTCAGTCCCCTGCGGACCGGCAAGCAAACGGCGCTGATTCAATTTCGTGAAGTCACCTGGAATCCGCAGACCTTCGAACTCAAAGGCCCCCAGGGAAGCTTTGTCCTGACCGCTCTTGAGGCCAAGGTTCTCACGGAATTCCTGGAGCATCCGCAGGAAGTCCTGAGCAGAAAGCATCTGCTCGGTCGCGTCTGGGGCGTGCACGGCAATGTGGAAACGCGCACGGTCGATAACTTCATCATGCGCCTGCGCAAATACTTTGAAAAAGACCCTTCGCAACCCGAGATCTTGCAGAGCGTGCGGGGACGCGGTTATAAATTCTGTGCTGACATCAAAGAGGTATCCGGCTGA
- a CDS encoding HAMP domain-containing sensor histidine kinase has protein sequence MKTILVKLLRWLTHPIFVFVALQIVWLTMIILWVVWFMSQQETLSKLSSIIGSTSTISPTTGIFTLVIGCVLLGIFLVGTVVLFVFTQIQSSLISQQKSFVSSVTHELRSPLSSLQLSFETLQRHQLPAAVRDKIFSMVEKDLERLSQLVERILIAGRLDRGIIDYKNQQDEIPLRELIQHVAEQQRHMDDSLLQRLKIDCSPDLVIGASRLALSIVLGNLLENAVKYSPAGAPIRVQVTIQEYELWISVEDAGIGLTSSEQRKIFRMFHRSPRAQKAAVPGTGLGLYIVKSIVNSMGGRIWVQSEGVSKGSRFTFALSRECILAS, from the coding sequence ATGAAAACGATTCTGGTTAAGCTTCTTCGCTGGCTGACGCACCCCATATTCGTGTTTGTCGCCCTGCAGATCGTCTGGTTGACTATGATTATCCTCTGGGTCGTCTGGTTTATGAGCCAGCAGGAAACCCTGAGCAAACTCAGCAGCATCATCGGCTCGACCTCCACCATCAGTCCGACTACGGGTATTTTTACGCTGGTTATCGGCTGCGTGCTCCTCGGCATCTTTTTGGTGGGAACGGTTGTGCTCTTTGTTTTCACGCAGATCCAAAGCAGCCTGATTTCCCAGCAGAAGTCCTTTGTCTCCAGCGTGACTCATGAGCTACGCTCGCCTCTTTCGAGCCTTCAGCTGAGCTTTGAAACGCTGCAGAGGCATCAACTCCCGGCCGCTGTCCGCGACAAGATCTTCTCGATGGTCGAGAAGGATTTGGAACGTCTTTCGCAGCTTGTGGAACGGATTCTGATCGCGGGTCGCCTGGATCGCGGCATTATTGATTACAAAAATCAGCAGGATGAGATTCCTCTGCGCGAGCTGATCCAACATGTCGCAGAGCAGCAACGTCATATGGATGACAGCCTGCTGCAAAGGTTGAAAATTGATTGCAGCCCCGATCTGGTTATCGGCGCGTCGCGTCTGGCTCTGAGCATCGTGCTCGGGAACCTTTTGGAAAATGCCGTGAAATATTCGCCGGCCGGGGCCCCGATCAGGGTGCAGGTCACGATTCAGGAATACGAGCTCTGGATCAGCGTCGAAGATGCTGGTATCGGCCTCACGTCCTCGGAACAGCGAAAAATATTCCGCATGTTCCACCGCTCACCCAGGGCGCAGAAGGCCGCCGTCCCGGGGACAGGACTTGGACTTTACATTGTCAAATCCATCGTTAATTCCATGGGTGGACGCATTTGGGTCCAAAGCGAAGGAGTGAGCAAAGGATCGCGCTTTACCTTTGCGCTCTCCCGCGAATGCATCTTGGCTTCCTGA
- a CDS encoding PilZ domain-containing protein yields MSETAEKKKSDTIEDKTAAKIEAYLQGPRKKRKNYVIFALGDRFDKDLIFAMESFVKKDYPQLAISSPRTPDELTRQFGRNISLLVINDEFTEKTGVMNLIRALKEKRRNETIPVLFLTRDADDLVRVYHKELLLYHESDEYIVYPGNPRQQIMARIKAGIDNQNHRRSRRYNVNLYATIFHLNKDTMLEGRIVDLSMHGALVTAEKDVIFRPGDQVKISIPIHEYIQYSYGDFIKISAKVRRVFISGNKVAISFEHVTESQGHLIGQLLLAIVSKQFARQTARMKAQFAAQNGEKRR; encoded by the coding sequence ATGAGCGAAACGGCAGAAAAGAAAAAGTCCGATACCATCGAAGACAAAACCGCGGCGAAGATCGAGGCCTATCTTCAAGGTCCGCGCAAAAAGCGCAAAAACTATGTGATCTTTGCCTTGGGGGACCGCTTCGACAAGGATCTCATTTTCGCGATGGAAAGCTTCGTGAAGAAGGACTATCCGCAGCTCGCCATTTCTTCCCCGCGCACGCCCGACGAGCTGACCAGGCAATTCGGCCGGAATATTTCCCTGCTCGTGATCAACGATGAGTTCACGGAAAAAACCGGCGTGATGAACCTTATCCGGGCTCTGAAAGAAAAGCGCCGCAACGAAACCATTCCAGTGCTCTTTCTTACGCGTGACGCCGATGACCTTGTCCGCGTCTATCATAAGGAGCTGCTGCTCTATCATGAATCCGACGAGTACATCGTCTATCCCGGCAACCCTCGCCAGCAGATCATGGCGCGCATCAAGGCCGGCATCGACAATCAGAATCACCGTCGCAGCCGGCGCTATAACGTGAACCTTTACGCCACCATTTTCCATCTGAACAAAGACACCATGCTCGAAGGCCGGATTGTGGATCTCAGCATGCACGGCGCTCTGGTCACAGCGGAAAAGGACGTCATCTTCCGTCCTGGCGATCAGGTGAAGATCAGCATCCCCATTCACGAATACATTCAATATAGCTATGGCGACTTCATCAAGATCTCCGCCAAAGTCCGACGGGTTTTCATCTCCGGCAACAAGGTCGCCATTTCCTTCGAGCACGTCACCGAAAGTCAGGGTCATTTGATCGGTCAGCTCCTCCTTGCTATTGTGAGTAAACAATTTGCACGGCAGACCGCCCGCATGAAGGCTCAATTCGCAGCACAGAATGGTGAGAAGCGTCGATAA